The following proteins come from a genomic window of Methanocella conradii HZ254:
- a CDS encoding cyclase family protein, which produces MMKIHDVSVSIYNGMPVFPGDPPPDIRRVVSMPAGAFNVSLMRTGTHVGTHVDPPVHFIEGGYTVDRIPLDHLYGPACVIELPDVDSVTADCLKGVDADIILLKTKNSALWESGEFRKDYAYLDEGAALLLVEKKIKTIGIDYLSIGRFDGGDAVHKILLGAGITVIEGLDLRKIRPGRYTLACLPLKIKDGDGAPARAFLIEE; this is translated from the coding sequence ATGATGAAAATCCACGACGTTTCTGTGAGCATTTATAATGGTATGCCCGTCTTTCCCGGCGACCCTCCCCCGGACATCAGGCGAGTCGTGAGTATGCCCGCAGGCGCCTTTAATGTATCCTTGATGCGTACGGGTACCCATGTGGGGACGCACGTGGACCCGCCCGTCCACTTCATCGAGGGCGGCTATACGGTGGATAGGATACCGCTTGACCACCTGTACGGCCCCGCCTGCGTGATCGAGTTGCCAGACGTGGACTCCGTTACTGCAGATTGCCTTAAGGGCGTTGACGCCGACATCATTCTACTAAAGACGAAAAACTCGGCACTCTGGGAAAGCGGAGAGTTCAGGAAGGATTACGCATATCTCGACGAGGGCGCAGCCCTGCTCCTCGTCGAGAAGAAAATTAAAACCATCGGTATAGACTACTTATCGATAGGCCGCTTCGATGGCGGCGATGCGGTACATAAAATACTGCTTGGCGCGGGCATCACCGTCATAGAAGGGCTGGACCTGAGGAAGATAAGGCCGGGCAGGTATACGCTGGCGTGCCTGCCCTTAAAAATAAAGGATGGGGACGGCGCTCCCGCGAGGGCTTTCCTCATCGAGGAATGA
- a CDS encoding tRNA uridine(34) 5-carboxymethylaminomethyl modification radical SAM/GNAT enzyme Elp3 — protein sequence MSSCIRCIGMDSTMAACRELVDLILSGDVSTQDELNKAKKMVSAAYHLSKLPRNSDILSAAGDDRDAVLDLLQKRPIRTISGVAVIAVMTSPYRCPHGRCVPCPGGVDSIFNSPQSYTGAEPAALRAIQENYDPYRQVTARLSQLKQIGHKLDKAELIIMGGTITARPLDYQQWFVKRCLDAMNDFGREPLHTKYLEDAQRANETAAVRNVAMTFETRPDWCKERHIDRMLDMGVTKVELGVQSTYDFILKRIERGHTVADSVEANRALRDSAIKVGFHMMPGLPGSNMERDLRMFEALFNDSRFCPDYLKIYPTLVTKGTRLYDMWERGEYVPYSSEEAARLLADIKERLPAWVRLQRIQRDIPAKHIVAGVLKSNVRQMAYDIMQAEGKRCRCIRCREVGHKMLKGLRADPDAVRLGVEKYEACGGVEHFIFFEEFNIDALIGFIRLRFPCRPHRPELEDAALIRELHVYGRMVPIGEKGKDWQHRGYGAELLERAASIAREAGYGKLAVMSGVGARPYYERLGFGRDGPYMSRRLRP from the coding sequence ATGTCTTCATGCATAAGGTGCATCGGCATGGATAGTACGATGGCTGCTTGCCGGGAGCTGGTCGACCTCATCCTGTCGGGCGACGTGTCCACGCAGGATGAGCTAAATAAGGCGAAGAAGATGGTTAGCGCAGCGTATCATCTTTCTAAGCTGCCCCGTAACTCGGACATTTTAAGCGCCGCTGGAGATGACCGGGATGCGGTATTGGATTTGCTTCAGAAGCGTCCTATTCGGACGATTTCCGGGGTGGCGGTCATCGCGGTCATGACGTCTCCGTATAGATGCCCGCATGGCAGGTGCGTCCCCTGCCCGGGAGGCGTGGACTCCATTTTTAATTCGCCGCAGAGCTACACGGGAGCCGAGCCGGCCGCCCTCAGGGCAATACAGGAGAACTACGACCCCTACAGGCAGGTCACCGCACGGCTGAGCCAGCTAAAGCAAATCGGCCACAAGCTTGACAAGGCCGAGCTGATCATCATGGGGGGCACCATCACGGCCAGGCCGCTTGACTACCAGCAGTGGTTCGTGAAGCGGTGCCTGGACGCCATGAACGATTTTGGCAGAGAGCCGCTTCATACAAAGTACCTGGAGGACGCCCAGAGGGCGAACGAGACGGCTGCCGTCAGAAACGTGGCCATGACCTTCGAGACACGGCCGGACTGGTGTAAGGAGCGCCATATTGACCGCATGCTGGACATGGGCGTGACGAAAGTCGAGCTGGGCGTGCAGAGCACCTATGACTTCATATTAAAAAGGATCGAGCGAGGGCACACGGTGGCGGACAGCGTGGAGGCCAACCGGGCGCTGCGCGACTCGGCCATTAAGGTAGGATTTCACATGATGCCGGGGCTGCCCGGGTCGAACATGGAGAGGGACCTGCGCATGTTCGAGGCGCTCTTTAATGACAGCCGGTTCTGTCCTGATTATTTGAAGATTTATCCGACGCTCGTCACAAAGGGCACGAGGCTCTATGATATGTGGGAGAGGGGAGAGTACGTGCCATATTCCAGCGAGGAGGCGGCCAGGCTGCTTGCGGACATAAAGGAGCGCCTGCCCGCCTGGGTGAGGCTGCAGCGCATACAGAGGGACATACCCGCAAAGCACATCGTGGCCGGCGTGTTGAAGAGCAACGTGCGCCAGATGGCATATGATATTATGCAAGCGGAGGGGAAGCGGTGCCGGTGCATAAGGTGTCGCGAGGTCGGCCATAAAATGCTTAAAGGGTTGAGGGCGGACCCGGATGCGGTCAGGCTTGGGGTGGAGAAGTATGAGGCGTGCGGCGGCGTGGAGCACTTCATATTCTTCGAGGAGTTTAATATAGATGCCCTAATCGGCTTTATAAGGTTAAGGTTCCCGTGCCGCCCCCATCGTCCTGAGCTTGAGGATGCCGCTCTCATCCGCGAGCTTCATGTCTACGGCCGGATGGTGCCCATAGGCGAGAAGGGCAAGGACTGGCAGCACAGGGGCTATGGCGCAGAGCTTTTGGAGCGTGCCGCCAGCATTGCCAGAGAGGCCGGATACGGCAAGCTGGCGGTCATGAGCGGCGTAGGGGCGCGGCCTTACTATGAAAGGCTGGGCTTCGGGCGTGACGGGCCATACATGTCCAGGCGGCTCCGGCCCTGA
- a CDS encoding helix-turn-helix transcriptional regulator: protein MNRISIKLALILLASLCIVYMAAPLTAASSTVIKVEVLPGGDSRWTTEKLIPLDTPGEVAGWDATASQNIERYKAEFEGRMKDYVARISAAVDRPMSIKDVNVTVEKAQPYALSDNASITYGVVRYEFTWTGFAMAAGGSLEVGDAFVDGFLLNNDDSITFILPAGYTIKSVSPACDEMRDSYQPQVKWMGRSANGTEARLFSSGEPAIIMERMQAPAFSVEWWALVPVSLISAALGFAAAYALFRRRRSRTPEETYADGDMPMPDSGSVTPSPALDEGRYMSDEEKIIKYLEEAGGQMFQSDLVRKTSFSKSKLSMVLSGLKDKGMIVKIKKGKENLIRLNRPPEGPVEDGK, encoded by the coding sequence ATGAACCGCATCTCTATAAAATTGGCGCTCATACTGCTTGCGAGCCTTTGTATAGTTTATATGGCCGCTCCCCTGACGGCGGCCTCCTCAACTGTCATCAAGGTTGAAGTCCTGCCTGGCGGGGACTCCAGGTGGACGACGGAGAAGCTCATCCCGCTGGACACGCCCGGCGAAGTCGCCGGCTGGGACGCCACCGCCAGCCAGAACATCGAGAGGTATAAGGCGGAGTTCGAGGGGCGGATGAAGGATTACGTGGCCAGGATAAGCGCGGCGGTTGACAGGCCCATGTCCATAAAGGACGTAAACGTCACGGTCGAGAAGGCGCAGCCATACGCCTTATCGGATAACGCCTCCATCACCTACGGCGTGGTCAGGTACGAGTTCACCTGGACCGGCTTCGCCATGGCAGCAGGCGGCTCGCTTGAGGTGGGGGACGCATTCGTTGATGGCTTCCTGCTCAACAATGATGACTCAATAACCTTCATCTTGCCCGCGGGATATACCATTAAGAGCGTATCTCCGGCCTGCGATGAGATGAGGGATTCATATCAGCCCCAGGTGAAGTGGATGGGGCGGTCGGCCAACGGCACAGAGGCAAGGCTGTTCTCCTCGGGCGAGCCGGCCATAATCATGGAAAGGATGCAGGCGCCGGCCTTTAGCGTCGAGTGGTGGGCGCTCGTGCCCGTGTCGCTCATATCCGCCGCCTTAGGCTTCGCAGCCGCCTACGCCCTCTTCAGGAGGCGTCGCTCACGGACGCCAGAGGAAACTTATGCTGATGGTGACATGCCCATGCCGGATTCTGGCTCCGTTACGCCCTCCCCCGCCCTGGACGAAGGCCGCTACATGTCAGACGAAGAAAAAATAATAAAATATCTCGAGGAAGCGGGGGGCCAGATGTTCCAGTCTGACCTCGTACGGAAGACGAGCTTTTCCAAGTCAAAGCTCAGCATGGTGCTCTCCGGGCTAAAGGATAAGGGGATGATCGTCAAAATCAAAAAGGGTAAGGAGAACCTGATCAGGCTGAACAGGCCTCCTGAAGGCCCTGTAGAGGACGGTAAGTGA
- a CDS encoding FKBP-type peptidyl-prolyl cis-trans isomerase — MLMHGNVKVVLVAILLSAMVLGCASPTEKAVTAGDLVYVDYTLRDTAGKVVETTNSTVAKENGIYNVANPYVPYSFIVGSNSHPIKVFDDVVKGMKVNETKANITITPDKAYGDYDASKVVTAPLETVTGNATNFSVFVNETIRYNDELVYVAAVGPNNTTAKVVRLSKISPFQPYTIKINENDTAVLDYNHPLAGKTLVLDVTVVALNQSPSAT; from the coding sequence ATGCTTATGCATGGCAACGTGAAGGTAGTATTAGTGGCCATCCTCCTTTCAGCGATGGTGCTGGGATGTGCCTCGCCGACGGAAAAGGCGGTGACGGCTGGCGACCTCGTATATGTCGATTACACCCTTAGGGATACGGCCGGAAAGGTGGTCGAGACCACGAACTCGACTGTCGCAAAAGAAAACGGCATATACAATGTCGCGAACCCGTATGTGCCATACTCTTTCATAGTGGGCTCAAACAGCCACCCAATTAAGGTGTTCGACGACGTCGTCAAGGGGATGAAGGTAAACGAGACGAAGGCGAACATCACGATAACGCCCGATAAGGCGTATGGGGACTATGACGCCTCAAAGGTAGTGACGGCGCCCCTGGAAACGGTCACGGGCAACGCCACGAACTTCAGCGTGTTCGTGAATGAGACTATCAGGTATAACGATGAGCTCGTCTACGTGGCGGCTGTTGGCCCTAATAACACCACGGCTAAAGTCGTGCGGTTAAGCAAAATATCGCCTTTCCAGCCGTACACCATAAAAATAAATGAAAATGATACGGCTGTGCTGGACTACAACCACCCGCTGGCGGGCAAGACGCTCGTCTTAGACGTAACCGTTGTGGCGTTAAACCAGAGCCCTTCGGCTACTTAA
- a CDS encoding redox-regulated ATPase YchF: MSILIALAGKPNCGKSTFFKAATLADVEIANYPFTTIKPNLGVSYVRAKCPCKELHLACKKCVNGERFIAVELLDVAGLVPEAHKGKGLGNAFLDDMRQAQAIIHVIDASGGTDIEGNVVPIGSHAPLDDIKFLENEITMWMYGILNKNWIKLSRKASASGEKVEDVIAEQLAGLGVDAVMAKQALLETGLADRHISSWTEAEMIELSDYLRRISKPLVIAANKADIAPPENLEKLKGLEKEGYRVIPCSAGIELALRNAASHGYIDYLPGDEGFTIKNPEKLTPQQKAALDKMAAFLKRNGGTGIQKCINEVVFGLLNYIVVYPVEDEGKFTDKSGNVLPDAFLVKKGSTARDLAYKVHTQIGESFLFGVNARTKMRLGEKHELQNNDIVKIASTR; encoded by the coding sequence ATGTCCATTCTTATCGCTTTGGCAGGGAAGCCGAACTGCGGAAAATCCACGTTCTTCAAGGCCGCTACTCTAGCGGACGTCGAGATAGCGAACTACCCGTTTACGACCATTAAGCCTAACCTGGGCGTTTCTTATGTGAGGGCTAAGTGCCCGTGTAAGGAGCTTCACCTTGCCTGTAAAAAATGCGTCAATGGGGAGCGCTTTATCGCCGTAGAGCTCTTAGACGTGGCCGGGCTGGTGCCCGAGGCCCATAAGGGTAAAGGCCTTGGTAACGCTTTTCTGGATGACATGAGGCAGGCGCAGGCGATAATTCATGTTATAGATGCCAGCGGCGGCACCGATATCGAGGGAAACGTCGTGCCCATCGGCTCCCATGCTCCACTTGACGATATCAAGTTCTTAGAGAATGAGATCACCATGTGGATGTACGGGATTTTGAATAAGAACTGGATAAAGCTCTCGAGGAAGGCGTCAGCTTCTGGAGAGAAGGTAGAGGACGTCATTGCCGAGCAGCTTGCCGGGCTGGGCGTAGACGCCGTCATGGCGAAGCAGGCGCTACTCGAGACGGGGCTGGCGGACAGGCACATCTCGAGCTGGACGGAGGCCGAGATGATCGAGCTTTCCGACTATTTGAGGCGCATCAGCAAGCCGCTGGTGATAGCGGCCAATAAGGCCGACATCGCCCCGCCCGAAAACCTGGAGAAGCTGAAGGGCCTTGAAAAGGAGGGATATCGTGTTATTCCATGTAGCGCCGGCATTGAGCTCGCCCTGAGGAACGCTGCGAGCCATGGCTATATCGACTATTTGCCAGGCGATGAAGGCTTTACCATCAAGAACCCTGAGAAGCTGACCCCACAGCAAAAGGCGGCGCTCGATAAGATGGCGGCATTCCTTAAGAGGAATGGCGGCACGGGCATCCAAAAATGCATCAACGAGGTCGTTTTTGGGCTGCTCAACTACATCGTCGTCTACCCTGTGGAGGACGAGGGCAAGTTCACGGACAAGAGCGGCAATGTGCTGCCCGACGCCTTCCTCGTCAAGAAGGGGTCGACCGCAAGGGATCTGGCATACAAAGTACACACGCAGATTGGCGAGTCATTCCTGTTCGGGGTAAACGCCCGCACCAAGATGAGGCTCGGCGAAAAGCACGAGCTCCAGAATAACGACATCGTCAAGATCGCGTCAACGAGATGA
- a CDS encoding carbohydrate kinase family protein yields MPRIATVGDVNVDLIARIDRMPEMGKQVITRDFQTHGGGCSANFSLSCARLGMEVQLFGKVGDDVFGRYVLIELEDNGVDTKNVRMTEQKTGVTVAIVQGIERSFITFRGENATFCLDDIDVSKISADMVHLPSYFLMDALRDGYVKLIDLLHAAGVKVSFDTGWDPRGFIPETVEPLFRILPRVDVFLPNLDEARSILGLGPDVGPEKAAEILLDMGVKVVAIKMGKDGCWVADRERIEYVPAFQVKVVDTTGAGDNFDAGFICSYISGRPLRECAIIGSATAALKIGGIGWSTYPTRKQVNTFLAGKGFKGL; encoded by the coding sequence ATGCCGAGAATAGCCACCGTAGGGGACGTCAACGTCGACCTCATCGCACGGATAGACAGGATGCCCGAGATGGGGAAGCAGGTGATCACAAGGGATTTCCAGACCCATGGGGGAGGCTGTTCCGCCAATTTCTCTCTCTCATGTGCGCGGCTCGGGATGGAGGTCCAGCTATTCGGCAAGGTTGGGGACGACGTTTTCGGCAGATACGTGCTCATCGAGCTTGAAGATAACGGGGTGGATACTAAAAACGTGCGGATGACGGAGCAGAAGACGGGCGTCACGGTGGCCATCGTCCAGGGCATCGAGCGTTCTTTCATAACGTTTCGAGGGGAGAATGCGACTTTTTGCCTAGATGACATAGATGTTTCGAAGATTAGCGCTGACATGGTGCATCTACCGTCGTACTTTTTGATGGACGCGCTGCGGGATGGCTATGTTAAGCTCATCGATTTGTTGCATGCGGCGGGCGTGAAGGTGTCATTTGATACTGGCTGGGACCCCAGGGGGTTCATTCCCGAGACTGTGGAGCCGCTCTTCAGGATACTCCCGCGGGTAGACGTGTTCCTTCCGAACCTGGATGAGGCGAGGAGCATACTGGGGCTGGGGCCTGATGTGGGACCTGAAAAGGCCGCGGAGATACTGCTGGACATGGGGGTTAAGGTCGTCGCCATCAAGATGGGGAAGGACGGATGCTGGGTGGCCGACCGTGAAAGGATTGAGTACGTGCCCGCATTTCAGGTGAAGGTGGTTGACACCACCGGCGCGGGAGATAACTTTGACGCGGGCTTCATATGCTCTTATATCAGTGGCAGGCCTCTGAGGGAGTGCGCCATCATCGGCAGCGCAACCGCCGCCCTCAAGATAGGCGGCATAGGGTGGTCTACCTATCCGACGCGCAAACAGGTCAATACTTTTTTAGCCGGGAAAGGCTTTAAAGGCTTATGA
- a CDS encoding PAS domain-containing sensor histidine kinase, protein MLISIATFLMSAVGKLSLATAISTTIMFLLGLPLLILSYSSTADKKLKAVFFGLTGNLAILSASGIIWYVLSPTFGFEWLVLAAKALMVAGYVPLIYALIKAYSEDHEKLGRKAKIFIGFVNASCSLGILFFALTHLFEGDAFDIIVYTLASLADLAIIALAAALLTVNARATLRYIFSIVFCLMLLSLAGDSLNLIDALNAGPYSLSAYSSYFYDSMLLFTTAALLIYFLYQDFCNAEIVEANKRLSDARHAMNDLVMQMPDAACIFNRMGDAILANNSFLQVFGVRREDIIGKFNLFGHAYSLKCDVADKVELLKKGEAIFMERVKISLKAEAPSYISFKIFPTFSGDGAISSFIAICEDVTSSVKAEEELRQAKTLIELYIDLMGHDISNMNQIGMGYLELALETIDVKDDRRQLLVKPLEAMGNSSRLIDNVKKLRRANEGDMSLYPLDLGKVLREVIAEHGESPAREVAIEYDIAENAIVKANELLKDVFTNLVSNSIKHSGGSVRINIKLEPLDKGGKKHYRVTVEDNGPGIPDELKPIIFDRLWRGRNRAGGNGIGLYLVKALVDKFSGNITVEDRVPGDRKQGTRFIVTLPAA, encoded by the coding sequence GTGCTCATAAGCATAGCCACGTTTCTCATGTCAGCCGTTGGCAAGCTAAGCCTGGCCACCGCCATCTCCACGACGATCATGTTCTTGCTTGGCCTGCCCCTTCTTATTCTATCATACTCGTCCACTGCGGATAAGAAGCTGAAGGCTGTATTCTTTGGGCTTACAGGAAATCTCGCCATCCTGTCAGCCTCCGGGATAATATGGTATGTACTATCCCCAACTTTTGGCTTTGAATGGCTCGTCCTGGCGGCGAAGGCGCTCATGGTGGCCGGATACGTGCCGCTCATCTACGCCCTCATCAAGGCTTATTCCGAGGACCATGAAAAGCTCGGTAGAAAGGCGAAGATATTCATCGGCTTCGTGAACGCATCGTGTTCGCTCGGCATACTGTTCTTCGCCCTTACCCACCTGTTTGAAGGCGATGCCTTCGATATCATCGTTTATACGCTTGCATCGCTCGCAGACCTCGCAATCATCGCCCTGGCGGCCGCTCTCCTCACAGTAAATGCCAGGGCCACGCTTCGCTATATCTTTTCTATCGTGTTCTGCCTGATGCTCCTGAGCCTGGCGGGGGACTCGCTGAACCTCATAGACGCCTTGAACGCGGGCCCATATAGCCTATCGGCGTACTCTAGTTATTTCTATGACTCTATGCTGCTATTCACCACCGCCGCCCTTCTCATCTATTTCTTATATCAGGATTTTTGTAATGCGGAAATAGTGGAAGCCAATAAGAGGCTCAGCGATGCCAGGCATGCCATGAACGACCTGGTCATGCAAATGCCCGATGCGGCGTGCATATTTAACCGGATGGGCGATGCCATATTAGCGAACAACTCATTCCTCCAGGTATTCGGGGTGAGACGAGAGGATATCATAGGAAAGTTCAACCTTTTCGGCCATGCATACTCTCTCAAATGCGATGTGGCCGATAAGGTAGAGCTGCTCAAAAAGGGCGAGGCCATCTTCATGGAGCGGGTAAAGATATCATTAAAGGCTGAAGCACCCTCTTATATATCCTTTAAGATATTTCCGACCTTCTCGGGCGATGGCGCGATATCCAGCTTCATAGCGATATGCGAAGACGTCACCTCCAGCGTAAAGGCTGAGGAGGAGCTGAGGCAGGCGAAGACGCTCATAGAGCTTTACATAGATCTCATGGGGCACGATATAAGCAACATGAACCAGATTGGCATGGGCTATCTGGAGTTAGCGCTGGAAACGATCGACGTCAAAGATGACAGGAGGCAGCTCCTGGTCAAGCCCCTGGAGGCAATGGGAAACAGCTCCAGGCTTATCGATAACGTGAAGAAGCTCAGGCGTGCGAACGAGGGCGATATGAGCCTCTATCCCCTGGACCTGGGTAAAGTGCTCCGGGAGGTCATCGCGGAGCATGGCGAGTCGCCGGCCAGGGAAGTCGCTATCGAGTACGACATCGCAGAAAACGCTATAGTCAAGGCTAACGAGCTGTTAAAGGACGTGTTCACGAACCTGGTCAGCAACTCCATAAAGCATTCGGGTGGCTCTGTAAGGATAAATATTAAGCTTGAGCCGCTCGATAAAGGGGGCAAAAAGCATTATCGCGTCACGGTGGAGGATAACGGCCCGGGCATACCCGATGAGTTAAAGCCTATTATCTTTGATAGGCTCTGGAGGGGGCGTAACAGGGCAGGCGGAAATGGGATCGGCCTGTATCTTGTAAAGGCACTCGTCGATAAGTTCAGCGGCAACATAACCGTGGAGGACCGCGTGCCGGGGGACCGTAAGCAGGGCACGCGGTTCATCGTAACGCTGCCCGCCGCATAA